The Solibacillus daqui genome has a segment encoding these proteins:
- a CDS encoding heavy metal translocating P-type ATPase, giving the protein MENSNRENLSINEKINEHKELIAALVAGLIILLAWRMESTGQTTAAIMAYLSAFVIGGYAKAKEGIEDTLENKSLNVEMLMILAAIGSAIIGYWTEGAILIFIFALSGALETYAMNKSHKEISSLMELQPEEAWLIRGGFEPIKVSVKELKVNDHILVKPGERIPADGTIFKGISTVDEAAITGESMPVSKNIGDDAFAGTVNLNGVLTITVTKPNSETLFQKIITLVQSAQSEKSPSQQFIERFEGLYVKGVLITVALMMVLPHYLLDWDWTTTFYRAMVLLVVASPCALVASIMPATLSAISNGAKNGILVKGGVHLEHLSLLRVLAVDKTGTLTQGTPAVTDFIVREGLHELDTLALLAGIEAQSNHPLARAITQYAKKQQIVIPHNIEIEDIPGFGLKAVFEGNAYAIGKPEFVGKELANSFHNGALQQLAQDGKTVVFLKDEQGIAALVALKDVVREEAKKAVAALKELGIDVLMLTGDNETTAKAIAKEATVTSYVAECLPETKVEHIKKYKADFEHVGMVGDGINDAPALATASVGIAMGGGTDVALETADLVLMKNDLSKIAYAVKLSRKMQRIVKQNIIFSLAVITLLIISNFFQAISLPFGVIGHEGSTILVILNGLRLLSKKV; this is encoded by the coding sequence ATGGAGAATTCTAATCGAGAAAACTTATCAATAAATGAGAAAATTAATGAACATAAAGAATTAATTGCTGCACTAGTTGCTGGGCTAATCATTTTACTCGCATGGCGAATGGAATCTACTGGTCAAACGACAGCTGCCATTATGGCTTATTTATCTGCCTTTGTCATTGGTGGTTACGCCAAAGCTAAAGAAGGTATTGAAGATACACTTGAAAATAAATCATTGAATGTCGAAATGTTGATGATTTTAGCTGCAATTGGTTCAGCGATTATCGGTTATTGGACAGAAGGAGCTATTTTAATTTTTATTTTTGCCCTTAGTGGTGCACTTGAAACCTATGCCATGAACAAAAGCCATAAAGAAATTTCTTCATTAATGGAATTACAACCTGAAGAGGCTTGGTTAATACGTGGTGGATTTGAACCAATTAAAGTGTCAGTAAAAGAATTAAAAGTAAATGACCATATTTTAGTTAAACCAGGTGAACGTATCCCAGCAGACGGGACGATTTTCAAAGGTATATCTACAGTCGATGAAGCAGCAATTACAGGTGAATCGATGCCCGTTTCAAAAAATATCGGTGATGATGCATTTGCCGGAACAGTAAATTTAAACGGAGTATTAACAATTACTGTAACAAAACCAAATTCAGAAACATTATTCCAAAAAATTATTACGCTTGTGCAATCAGCGCAAAGTGAAAAATCCCCTTCACAGCAATTTATCGAGCGCTTTGAAGGGCTATATGTTAAAGGCGTATTAATTACTGTAGCGTTAATGATGGTACTACCTCACTATTTACTAGATTGGGACTGGACGACAACATTTTACCGTGCCATGGTGTTATTAGTCGTAGCATCTCCATGTGCACTCGTTGCCTCAATTATGCCAGCAACATTATCCGCTATATCTAATGGGGCAAAAAACGGGATTTTAGTAAAAGGTGGCGTGCATTTAGAACATTTAAGTTTACTACGTGTTTTAGCAGTTGATAAAACTGGTACGCTTACACAAGGTACTCCCGCTGTAACGGATTTTATCGTACGTGAAGGGTTACATGAATTAGACACATTAGCATTGTTAGCAGGTATTGAAGCACAATCAAACCATCCACTAGCACGGGCCATTACACAATATGCCAAAAAACAACAGATCGTTATTCCACACAATATCGAAATTGAGGATATTCCTGGTTTTGGATTAAAGGCTGTTTTTGAAGGCAATGCGTATGCAATTGGTAAACCTGAATTTGTTGGGAAAGAGCTGGCGAATAGCTTTCACAACGGGGCATTGCAACAATTAGCTCAAGATGGGAAAACAGTTGTCTTTTTAAAAGATGAACAAGGTATTGCTGCACTAGTCGCACTAAAAGATGTAGTTCGTGAAGAAGCAAAAAAAGCCGTTGCAGCTTTAAAAGAACTTGGCATCGATGTCTTAATGCTAACAGGTGACAATGAAACAACTGCAAAAGCAATCGCAAAAGAAGCTACTGTCACAAGCTATGTAGCCGAATGCCTACCTGAAACAAAAGTAGAGCATATCAAAAAATATAAAGCAGATTTCGAACATGTTGGCATGGTTGGCGACGGAATTAACGACGCTCCTGCTCTAGCAACAGCATCAGTAGGTATTGCAATGGGTGGCGGTACAGATGTTGCCCTTGAAACAGCAGATCTAGTATTAATGAAAAATGACTTATCCAAAATTGCTTATGCGGTAAAGCTTTCACGTAAAATGCAGCGCATCGTTAAGCAAAATATTATCTTCTCACTAGCCGTCATTACCCTACTAATCATCTCAAATTTCTTCCAAGCAATTAGCTTACCATTTGGGGTTATCGGTCATGAAGGAAGTACAATTTTAGTTATTTTAAACGGATTACGCTTATTAAGTAAAAAAGTATAA
- a CDS encoding YihY/virulence factor BrkB family protein: MSNKRQQNETLALIKSFVVTDPTQIDILTTKGFFQDLIHRTKNSDMSGMGAQLAYFFLLSFFPMLIFMVTLLPYLNLERGQVFDFLSDIMPDEVYSLIEGTLIEVLSSQNSGLLSIGIIGTVWSASKGVDALMKALNRAYDVEGKAGFMNRIWSLFFTISLVAVILMALILPVFGQQIGKLIFSYFGVAESFETIWTFIRWITPPSLIFLLLTAMYWIVPNTDPRLTIVSVFPGAFFATLGWLVFTYGFSFYINNFGNYSATYGSIGGVIILMLWLYFTGMMLIFGGLLNATFQKRQLAKKNKEDVKSPVF; the protein is encoded by the coding sequence ATGTCAAACAAAAGACAACAAAATGAAACGTTGGCACTCATTAAATCTTTCGTAGTAACTGATCCAACTCAAATCGATATATTAACAACAAAGGGCTTTTTTCAGGATTTAATACACCGTACAAAAAACAGTGATATGTCGGGAATGGGTGCACAATTAGCTTACTTTTTCTTATTATCATTTTTTCCAATGCTTATTTTTATGGTAACGCTTTTACCATATTTAAATTTAGAGCGGGGACAAGTTTTTGATTTTTTAAGTGATATTATGCCAGATGAGGTGTATAGCCTTATTGAGGGGACATTAATAGAGGTACTAAGCAGTCAAAATAGTGGATTACTTTCAATCGGGATTATTGGTACGGTATGGTCTGCTTCTAAAGGTGTAGATGCGCTCATGAAGGCATTGAACCGTGCTTATGATGTAGAAGGTAAAGCAGGTTTTATGAATCGAATTTGGTCGTTATTTTTTACGATCTCATTAGTAGCAGTTATTTTAATGGCGCTTATTTTACCTGTATTCGGTCAGCAAATTGGTAAACTTATTTTCAGTTATTTTGGTGTTGCGGAATCATTTGAAACAATTTGGACATTTATTCGATGGATTACACCGCCATCATTAATCTTTTTGTTATTAACGGCTATGTATTGGATTGTTCCAAATACGGATCCTCGTTTGACAATTGTGAGTGTATTTCCAGGTGCCTTTTTTGCTACATTAGGATGGCTCGTATTCACTTACGGATTCTCGTTTTACATTAATAATTTTGGTAACTATAGCGCGACCTATGGCAGTATTGGCGGGGTCATTATTTTAATGTTGTGGCTGTACTTTACAGGGATGATGTTAATTTTTGGTGGCCTGCTAAATGCGACGTTTCAAAAACGCCAACTTGCCAAAAAGAATAAAGAAGACGTAAAGTCTCCAGTATTTTAA